One genomic window of Haloarchaeobius salinus includes the following:
- a CDS encoding ABC transporter substrate-binding protein produces MSRDHVARGKPTRRKYLTYGGTLAGSALLAGCLGGSGDGSADPTERPTDEATTTDDGTTTTDGTDPYTVSMAPVGEVEFESVPENWVAYDGGYADMAVALGQADGLTGVGNAGRYYTYVYDELPGVEVSRGTVEANPEVRTKEQFYALDADVHLYDPQMLVNWFDWGEADVEEITENVAPFFANLIFRRSDEWHDYRYYTLYEAFEKMAQPFQETERYEAFAEFHDEFVASLQTRLPPAEERPSVFLTYEGTTEPETFSPYRLVDNGTSKKQWRDLGVTDALAGTDIENLSTSNRNELDYENLLEIDPDVMLVRGHERKSPSEFRDTVLAYMEDHPVGRELTAVQNGRVYRGGFLYQGPIQNLFLTERAAQQLYPDEFGDVTGDEELFDRQRVADIVTGEF; encoded by the coding sequence ATGTCCAGAGATCACGTTGCGCGTGGAAAACCGACGCGCAGGAAGTACCTGACCTACGGCGGGACGCTGGCGGGCAGTGCGCTGCTCGCCGGCTGTCTCGGCGGGAGCGGTGACGGGAGCGCCGACCCGACCGAGAGGCCGACGGACGAGGCCACGACCACCGACGACGGGACCACGACGACCGACGGCACCGACCCGTACACCGTCTCGATGGCCCCGGTCGGCGAGGTCGAGTTCGAGTCCGTCCCAGAGAACTGGGTCGCCTACGACGGCGGCTACGCCGACATGGCGGTCGCCCTCGGCCAGGCGGACGGGCTGACCGGCGTCGGGAACGCGGGGCGGTACTACACGTACGTCTACGACGAGCTGCCCGGCGTCGAGGTCAGTCGTGGCACCGTCGAGGCGAACCCGGAGGTTCGGACCAAGGAGCAGTTCTACGCACTCGACGCCGACGTCCACCTGTACGACCCGCAGATGCTCGTCAACTGGTTCGACTGGGGCGAGGCAGACGTCGAGGAGATAACCGAGAACGTCGCGCCGTTCTTCGCGAACCTCATCTTCCGGCGCTCCGACGAGTGGCACGACTACCGCTACTACACGCTGTACGAGGCGTTCGAGAAGATGGCACAGCCGTTCCAGGAGACGGAGCGCTACGAGGCGTTCGCCGAGTTCCACGACGAGTTCGTGGCGTCGCTCCAGACGCGGCTCCCGCCCGCCGAGGAGCGCCCCAGCGTGTTCCTCACCTACGAGGGGACCACGGAGCCCGAGACGTTCTCGCCGTACCGTCTCGTCGACAACGGGACGAGCAAGAAGCAGTGGCGCGACCTCGGCGTCACCGACGCCCTCGCCGGCACCGACATCGAGAACCTCAGCACCTCGAACCGCAACGAGCTCGACTACGAGAACCTGCTGGAGATCGACCCCGACGTCATGCTCGTCCGGGGCCACGAGCGCAAGTCGCCATCGGAGTTCCGCGACACCGTCCTCGCGTACATGGAGGACCACCCGGTCGGCCGGGAGCTGACGGCGGTCCAGAACGGCCGCGTCTACCGCGGCGGCTTCCTCTACCAGGGGCCCATCCAGAACCTGTTCCTCACCGAACGGGCCGCACAGCAGCTCTATCCCGACGAGTTCGGGGACGTGACCGGCGACGAGGAGCTGTTCGACCGCCAGCGGGTCGCGGACATCGTCACCGGCGAGTTCTGA
- a CDS encoding ABC transporter ATP-binding protein, with protein MSGQHWDEVEDESTRSQQPAGDGESRRLTGDELVIGYPGTDEPVLDGESMVATPGAVTALVGPNGSGKSTLLKGLASQLEPTDGSVLLDGREVKSLGTKEMAKKLGLLSQESTSPGSISVEELVFHGRYPHRGFFETVTAEDERAVDRAIELAGVGHLRDRQVGSLSGGQKQLVWIAMVLAQETDVLLLDEPTTFLDLHHQLEVMEIIETLRDESDITVVVVLHDIEQAARLADRMVALKDGEIQVRGTPEEVVTESMLADVFRIDAAVEQTERGPRVEPIRARHEDDADEGRERPPRMPADE; from the coding sequence ATGTCGGGACAGCACTGGGACGAGGTCGAGGACGAGTCGACCCGGAGCCAGCAGCCGGCGGGTGACGGCGAGTCGAGACGGCTGACGGGTGACGAGCTCGTCATCGGCTACCCGGGAACGGACGAACCGGTGCTCGACGGCGAGTCGATGGTCGCCACACCCGGCGCGGTGACCGCGCTCGTCGGGCCGAACGGCTCCGGCAAGAGCACGCTGCTGAAGGGGCTCGCGAGCCAGCTGGAGCCGACCGACGGGTCGGTGCTGCTCGACGGCCGGGAGGTCAAGTCCCTCGGCACGAAGGAGATGGCGAAGAAGCTCGGGCTGCTCTCACAGGAGAGCACGTCGCCGGGGAGCATCAGCGTCGAGGAGCTCGTCTTCCACGGCCGGTACCCACACCGCGGCTTCTTCGAGACGGTCACCGCCGAAGACGAGCGGGCCGTCGACCGCGCCATCGAGCTCGCCGGCGTCGGCCACCTCCGCGACCGCCAGGTCGGCAGCCTCAGCGGCGGACAGAAGCAGCTCGTCTGGATCGCGATGGTGCTCGCACAGGAGACGGACGTGCTCCTGCTGGACGAGCCGACGACGTTCCTCGACCTCCACCACCAGCTCGAGGTGATGGAGATAATCGAGACGCTGCGCGACGAGAGCGACATCACCGTCGTCGTCGTCCTCCACGACATCGAGCAGGCGGCCCGCCTCGCAGACCGGATGGTCGCGCTGAAGGACGGGGAGATTCAGGTCCGCGGGACGCCCGAGGAAGTCGTGACGGAGTCGATGCTCGCGGACGTGTTCAGGATCGACGCCGCGGTCGAACAGACCGAACGCGGACCGCGTGTGGAGCCGATTCGCGCCCGGCACGAGGACGACGCTGACGAGGGCCGCGAGCGTCCCCCGAGGATGCCGGCCGACGAGTGA
- a CDS encoding carboxypeptidase M32 yields MSADDSPAAYDDLLDRYRRVSNLRQASMFLNWDQQVTMPEGGAPGRAKQLSAISATSHELLVDDDVGAWLDDLADADLDAEQAASVREIRREYDRNRSVPDELVERLAEVSAENQQIWQDAKAENDFESFAPRLETLRDLSVERAGHIDPDKPAYEVLYEDGQPTLPIERMEELFETLRAEIPPLVDEIRESGTDLAAPFDGEYPEADQRALCEAVLDFLGYDRDRGRLDSAPHPFMAGNQFDAWVTTRYRPDDPLDALTATVHEFGHASYQLGLRADRYAEPMGQPRYSIHESQSRFWENHVGRTKPFWEAFLPTLTEHLDGHDDLTAQEAYEAANRIYPENLIRVEADELTYHLHIILRCEIDRAFVQGEIEADDIPGLWNEKMDEYLGVVPDTDSEGCLQDIHWTSGFAGFQGYTLGSVVAAQLDAAIREDLDVDGLVREGEFEFIQEWMTEHVHRHGQRYETEELVEVATGEPLTAEYFVDYAREKFEGLYGL; encoded by the coding sequence ATGTCCGCCGACGATAGCCCCGCCGCCTACGACGACCTGCTCGACCGCTACCGACGCGTCTCGAACCTCCGGCAGGCGTCGATGTTCCTCAACTGGGACCAGCAGGTGACGATGCCCGAGGGCGGCGCGCCCGGCCGCGCCAAACAGCTCTCGGCCATCTCGGCGACCAGCCACGAGCTCCTCGTCGACGACGACGTGGGGGCGTGGCTGGACGACCTCGCGGACGCCGACCTCGACGCCGAACAGGCCGCCTCCGTGCGCGAGATCCGCCGGGAGTACGACCGCAACCGCTCGGTGCCGGACGAGCTCGTCGAGCGGCTGGCCGAGGTCTCCGCCGAGAACCAGCAGATATGGCAGGACGCGAAGGCCGAGAACGACTTCGAGTCGTTCGCGCCGCGGCTTGAGACACTGCGCGACCTCAGCGTCGAGCGCGCCGGGCACATCGACCCCGACAAACCGGCGTACGAGGTGCTGTACGAGGACGGCCAGCCCACGCTGCCCATCGAGCGCATGGAGGAGCTGTTCGAGACGCTCCGCGCCGAGATCCCGCCGCTCGTCGACGAGATCCGGGAGTCCGGCACCGACCTCGCCGCCCCCTTCGACGGCGAGTACCCCGAGGCCGACCAGCGGGCGCTCTGCGAGGCCGTGCTCGACTTCCTCGGCTACGACCGCGACCGCGGCCGCCTCGACAGCGCGCCGCACCCGTTCATGGCCGGCAACCAGTTCGACGCCTGGGTGACGACGCGGTACAGACCCGACGACCCGCTCGACGCGCTCACCGCGACCGTCCACGAGTTCGGTCACGCGAGCTACCAGCTCGGCTTGCGCGCGGACCGCTACGCCGAGCCGATGGGCCAGCCGCGCTACAGCATCCACGAGTCCCAGTCCCGCTTCTGGGAGAACCACGTCGGCCGGACGAAGCCGTTCTGGGAGGCGTTCCTGCCGACGCTCACGGAGCACCTCGACGGCCACGACGACCTCACCGCCCAGGAGGCGTACGAGGCCGCGAACCGCATCTACCCGGAGAACCTCATCCGCGTAGAGGCGGACGAGCTCACCTACCACCTGCACATCATCCTCCGGTGCGAGATCGACCGCGCGTTCGTCCAGGGCGAGATTGAGGCCGACGACATCCCCGGACTCTGGAACGAGAAGATGGACGAGTACCTCGGCGTCGTCCCCGACACCGACAGCGAGGGCTGCCTGCAGGACATCCACTGGACCTCCGGCTTCGCGGGCTTCCAGGGCTACACGCTCGGCAGCGTCGTCGCCGCCCAGCTCGACGCCGCCATCCGCGAGGACCTCGACGTGGACGGGCTCGTCCGCGAGGGCGAGTTCGAGTTCATCCAGGAGTGGATGACCGAGCACGTCCACCGCCACGGCCAGCGCTACGAGACCGAGGAGCTGGTCGAGGTGGCGACCGGCGAGCCGCTGACCGCCGAGTACTTCGTCGACTACGCCCGCGAGAAGTTCGAGGGGCTGTACGGGCTCTGA